tctgtaatttgaacatttactCTTTTTTTTACAATGACCATGAAACGTTTGCAAGCAATGTAATAAcatagtttgagcatgcgagaacctataatatctgttagcatgcaattcacatcactgcatcagtcatgcaaaACTCATTCAGATCATTATGTCactaaaatttattattattttttttcaattaagaattaattaagttatattaaaaataagttgctcgatttttaatttttaaatgaaagctctaaactaaataaataattttcaccCCTTCACTTTATTACCTAAGTACCAACAATCTTGATACATAACATAAATAGATGAGAAATGGAATCTTGACAAATTTATGGAACTTCTTCTAATATAATCATAACATTAACGTGAGGATACCCAGTTCAATCAGGCATGATTCGTATTCTACTTATAATTTGTTATGAAACTAGCTATTCTTTCAAAAACatgtatataatataattaaGAAGAATGTGATTGAATTtgctatttatttttacatgtttatatatttattacatataactacaatataatttaaaaaaattaaacttactTTGCCACGTACTTCTATGTATTCTTCCTTAAAGTTTGGACAATTTTGTAAGTTTTTATAaagcttatttttaaattcttcaaaatttcttattaaatacaattgagaAGTTTTAAGTCATTTATATAAACTCATTTcgaaaaatataattcaattagCACTTTATCACTTTATGCACAATATGACCTAGaattatgaaaaattattatctcaatgcATGCTTCTTAATTTGTCCTCTCCCCACAGGTaccatatttttatataatttattacTACCATTATGCACAATATGACctaaaattatgaataaataaaataaataagttttttttagaaaattaaaaacatatattatgaaaatatccCACATATGATTTCAAGTGCAAAGTTAGCAAGTAAATTATAACATGTTACATACATACATCAAGAATaagattattttttattacataataatatattgattattatcatttaataaaaacattttaatgttagttaaaataataagaacataattatcaattaaaattttaatttaaaatatttttaatttttgtgtaAAACATATTAGAAACtaatcatatattttaacatattaATTAGTGATGCaatataattcaattttaaaattaagaaaaaaatcatctattaattaTTTGGATCTAAAATTATCAATATATCATCTCATGATTGTTGAACTATATGCATTGGATCTAAAATTATCAATATATCATCTCATGATTGTTATATATAAATTTCCAATACACTTATAATAAAAAATTgcaatagaaaaattaaatggaaaccgaacaaaattaaaatacatacctCAAATTTGGAAGTTTGAAATAAAAACCTCCAATCAACGATTAGAAGGTAATTCGGACTAAATAATGCACACTAacaaatcaaccaatcaatcaaagaatatgtATTTTcctctaaaaaaaataataagcttagggtttcaaaggtCTTACCCCATCTCTTCCTTTTATAATCTTCCTCCTCAAGCAACTCCTGCCAGCAACGGTAACCTAGCAACGTTCGTTCACCAACGGTAACCTGCAACGCGAAGAAAATTGTTTGGCCTCTGCTCTCTGCTCTGCAACGCAAAGAAAATAGAAGCAGGAAGGGGTTGAAGAATGGGCGAAGCAAATCTTGCAGAAACCAACTTGCGAGATTTGTCACACATCAGTTCAGTAAACTTTTGCGCAGCAAATCTTGCAGGTTGGTCCTGCCAGATTTGCAGAGCTCCGTGCCATACCTCACCTTGTCGCTCGCTGGTTGCTTTAAATCTCACAGCATCATGCTGTAAGATTTGCTTAGCTCCGTGTCACGTGTCACCTTCTCACTCGTCTTTTAGTTTAAATCTCACAGCATTAAATTGTGAGATTATGTGAGCATTAGTTTGAAAAACTTTTTTTCAAAtggggtattatttaatattttattttattttaataataaaatggaaaaaaactcAATGAGTTATCCATATTGATATTAACATTTCGTTTGACATTAACAAGATGTAGGCGTATTGGCTGTTCTAATAATTCAAAGATATTTCGTACCCGACCGTTAGCAACCCCAAGTAATTCATTTCATTCAGGATACCAAGGAAAGAAAAATTGTAGACTAGGCATGGAGTTTTTCCTTCTCCCTTCCTCCTCCGCTACTTACACTGCTTCCGCCTTCGCTGttcttctcttcctctatttCCTGTTATGGATTTCCACAAGTTTCCGAAAGAAGTCCGTCAGCCAAAAAGTAGCAGCCCCCGAAGCCGCCGGAGCGTGGCCGGTGATCGGCCACCTCCATCTCCTCGGAGGATCCCAACTCCCCCACAGGAAGCTGGGGAACATGGCCGACAAGCACGGCCCAATCTTCACGATAAAGTTGGGCATGCACCGGGCCCTGGTCGTGAGCAATCCGGCGATGGCCCGGGAGTGTCTGACCACTCACGACAAAGTCTTCGCCAGCCGCACCAGGGCAGTGGGCGTGGAGCACATGGGCTACAACTACGCCATGTTCGGGTTCGCCCCTTACGGCCCTTACTGGCGCCACGTGCGCAAGATAGCCGTGACCCATCTCCTCTCCAGCCACCGCCTCGAGACCCTCAAGCACATCCCTGAATCCCAAGTTAAGGAGGTCGTAAACGATATCTATCGGAGATGGTCCGGAGCCAGTGGCAGCGGAGGCGGTGGTTCAAATGCAGCGCTGGTGGAGATGAGCAAGTGGTTTGGGGATATAAATCTGAAGGTGATTCTTAGGATGGTGATAGGAGACCGATGTTTGGAAGATGGCAGCGCCGCCGACGATCGGTTTCGGAGGGCGTTGAAGGAGTTTTTCCAGCTGATGGGGTCATTCGTGGTGGGAGATGCTATTCCGTTTCTGAGGTGGTTGGATGTGGGGGGATACGAGAGGGAAATGAAAAGAACCGCGGCGGAATTGGATCGCGTGATGGAGGAGTGGTTGGAGGAGCACAAGCGGAAGAGGCCGGTTTCGGCGGAAGACGGCGGCGACTTTATGGATGTGATGCTGTCCGTCGTCGACAGCGGAGATGTGCCGTCCGATTATGATCCTGATGTTTTCATCAAATCTACATGCCTGGTAAATATGGATTTTTCTTTTCAATTAAAATTTCTTCGTCATTtaaagatcaaattctttctatttttttttggtGTCCAATTGATATTTACAAAAATCAAGCCCTATTTCCACATCCACGCTAACTTATTTTTAAAAGATTGTATAATATATTCAATCCAAATGGTGTGAGGGTCTACTTAGTATCATTATTAgtttttgttttctaattttatttttaaataataaaaaaataaattataaaaatacaatTATTTATATTTCTAGTTTTCTGTTCTTATTGTTGGTTTTCAgctatttatcaaaaaaattgaaaattaaatctGTGATTTTCAATTGCTTTAGCAATATgctattaaaaaattttagtattcaaaaataattatttttcaaattaaatcatttgtTTTGTACAAACTTttgattaaaattgaaataaaaaaatcatatgaatttaaataaaattaaaataaaaatgtccatagatttcaaaaaaaataaataataaaattttaaaaatatttttactatttttcaaatatcattaATAATAACATTATTATAAAGGGAATTTTAGAGTATAACAATTAATTAaagtatttataattatttttatttttatgatagtTTTTAAAATTTGCATTATTTTGCgcatatattatttaattatatttttaaaaatattatttgatttatagataaaaataaatactttaaattaaaattttaatttttttttaatttgaaaatattaataaaataggTTGTTAAGTTTGGGCTTTtgatttctatttttaatttttgatttcttatttcttatttttcgTTTACATAATTTTTAATATTGATACTAATTAAACTAACCATGAAATTTTCCCCTTAAAAGCATAACCCGCTATATGGATTCATTACATATTGAGGCCCAAAGTAGTGCTCATCCTACCAAGGTATTGTTTGGGTCACAATTGGAGTTGGAATCAGAATCAGAAAAAAAATTCACTGGACTAGAAACAAAATGTCACATTCCTCTCTCATATTTGGTTCAACAACAAAATCGGAATCAAAATTGTATTATAATATTTGGTATATATAAATACAAGAATCATAAATGAGTCTAGTTAGTAtgaaaaaatttattcaattaatttagtatgaaataataatattataaatataataattatataatagtattttattaaactatataataaatatttttttataacaaaataaTTTAGATAATCATGTACTTGATTATCCTTAcgtattgtattattattattattattattattattattattattattattattttgttttaacaatattattaatattatattgtatCTTACATTTTATaagtattatatttaaatatataatttattaataaaatatcatatgttATGACACTGTAACATTATTTggtttttaatattaaaaaataatataataaaataaccaTCGTagcaatatatattttttatataataatattttattattttttgtatatattttataagtattatattttattatacaatagtattttaattttaaagtaaaAGTCCAGAATTAAAATGTACAAAAATTAAGTCCAGAATTAAAATGTACAAATTGAAGCATTTCAATTCTTATTATAATTTTGAGAGTTGATTCCCAATTACCAAATACTACAAATATGTTGTCCATGGTATACATAATTGACCGCAGGTTCTCGTGTTGGGGGGCGCCGACACCTCAACTGTGACGCTAGTATGGGCTTTGTGCTTGCTCCTCAACAATCCCCACACTCTAAAGAAGGCGCAACAAGAATTGGACGACCAGGTTGGGAGACAGCAGCAGCTACAGGGAACTCATATCAAACACTTGGTATACATCCAAGCCATCATCAAGGAGACCCTGCGCCTCTACCCCGCTGCGCCTCTAGGTACACACGAATCCATAGAAGATTGCACCATCGGTGACCACCGTGTCCCCGCCGGCACACGCCTGGTGGTGAACTTGTGGAAGGTTCATCGAGACCCGCAAGCATGGCGCGATCCAGATGAATTTCGACCAGAGAGATTTTTGACAACCCATCAAGATGTGGATGTGAGGGGGCAAAATTTTGAGTTGATCCCGTTCAGCAGCGGTAGAAGAATGTGCCCTGGAGTTTCTTTTGCGCTTCAAGTTATGCATTTTACACTGGCCAATTTGCTACATGGGTTTGAGATTGCAACTCTAGACGACAAACCAATTCACATGGGGGAGCGCTTTGGGCTAACCGTGGCTAAGGCAACGCCGCTGGAAGTCCTCCTCTCACCTCGCTTGCCTTCTCACCTATATGTGTAAGGTAATTTGCCAGTTGGTGTGATAAGAGTCTGTTAGAAGATTTCAGGTCTCCAATCGCTTGCTTAGTGTTTAATATTTTAGCTTTGagataattttgatttgggtcaATTTAAATAAAGtgtaatatgaaattatatttaacttttataaatttttcataaATTCAAATTGAACATTCCAAATTAATGTTCCCGATACgatttaaatttttctttgaataaaaaaaaaacaatgttgATGTAATGATATAGAAgtaagaaaattaagaaaaatgactGCAAGCAAACTGAGTTAGAAGTTTATAATACGCACAAACTTCTTTTTCTATTTACTTTCGTTTTTCCAAAGTTCTATTAGACCAATTATTTGATGATCCAATTTCATAACGCTTTTCACAAGTAATCCCTTgagacacacacacatacacacacacacaaatatatatatatatatatatatatatatatatatatatatatatatatatatataacacctTCATTTGTTTAATGATGAAGTGACTTATGCTTCAACTTTAGCTCTTCCACAGCTAAAATAAAGAAATGTTTGTCGACACCTCAATTTTAATCAGGCCATTTTCGAGAAAATTTGGTGTAATAAAA
The sequence above is a segment of the Malania oleifera isolate guangnan ecotype guangnan chromosome 8, ASM2987363v1, whole genome shotgun sequence genome. Coding sequences within it:
- the LOC131162812 gene encoding flavonoid-6-hydroxylase-like, encoding MEFFLLPSSSATYTASAFAVLLFLYFLLWISTSFRKKSVSQKVAAPEAAGAWPVIGHLHLLGGSQLPHRKLGNMADKHGPIFTIKLGMHRALVVSNPAMARECLTTHDKVFASRTRAVGVEHMGYNYAMFGFAPYGPYWRHVRKIAVTHLLSSHRLETLKHIPESQVKEVVNDIYRRWSGASGSGGGGSNAALVEMSKWFGDINLKVILRMVIGDRCLEDGSAADDRFRRALKEFFQLMGSFVVGDAIPFLRWLDVGGYEREMKRTAAELDRVMEEWLEEHKRKRPVSAEDGGDFMDVMLSVVDSGDVPSDYDPDVFIKSTCLVLVLGGADTSTVTLVWALCLLLNNPHTLKKAQQELDDQVGRQQQLQGTHIKHLVYIQAIIKETLRLYPAAPLGTHESIEDCTIGDHRVPAGTRLVVNLWKVHRDPQAWRDPDEFRPERFLTTHQDVDVRGQNFELIPFSSGRRMCPGVSFALQVMHFTLANLLHGFEIATLDDKPIHMGERFGLTVAKATPLEVLLSPRLPSHLYSLAGSQIESLRINGQKGSSKLSGGVDVLQNMTFFKEVWLHLNASFGLLPDFSGLNESQRLNLRDNMLTGPVLASLNVMQMHPLLFHITHKITALSGSGRIACARKLFEELPHKDSVAWNAMLTGYSRLGLHQQALSLFHCMRISNVKPDHFSCTATLSASAGARKFSCGREIHARVIVSRCQSSLAVSNSLIDMYGRCLSPPSASRVFEEMTQYVARFIKLSQFAPYLVLDKERKARKFEEGLRQILYEQVGPVKGRGGGMIAERNDDREEDIEQHKVDRCPLFVPDVLGGTQKSAKRGRLSVIGATSLGIW